A single genomic interval of Halobacillus halophilus DSM 2266 harbors:
- a CDS encoding carbohydrate ABC transporter permease, which yields MDLTRAKAKDKAEPKKRKLSEGKKDMLSGYLYVAPFFIIFGIIGLYPAIFSIYLAFQKWSGFGEMEYVGMQNFTLVLQDPLFWKSLYNTLIIGVMGTAPQLIVGIILAYFLNLAVIKFTNFFRVTIFMPYITSMVAVALVFGVFFSNNESALANYVIGWFGVDPINWKTSEWGAKIAISLMVFWRWVGYNTIIYLAGLQSIPKDLYEAAKIDGANGVQQFFHITIPLLKPFIVLTVFMSTVGALQLFAEPTVFLGGSAFNRDEAMTVVMYLYRDAFNLNSFGTASATAVLLLIIIVIIASINTWLTSGSKRRKKVRAKHAKG from the coding sequence GTGGATTTAACTAGGGCTAAGGCTAAGGACAAGGCTGAACCGAAAAAAAGAAAGCTATCTGAAGGTAAAAAAGATATGCTGTCCGGCTATTTATATGTAGCTCCTTTCTTTATCATTTTTGGCATCATCGGCTTGTATCCTGCTATATTCAGCATTTATCTCGCTTTTCAGAAGTGGAGCGGGTTTGGTGAGATGGAATACGTCGGCATGCAGAACTTTACATTGGTACTTCAGGATCCATTGTTTTGGAAGTCCCTTTATAACACGCTTATTATCGGGGTTATGGGTACCGCCCCGCAATTGATAGTTGGTATTATACTCGCTTACTTTTTAAATTTAGCGGTCATTAAGTTTACAAATTTCTTCCGTGTGACCATTTTTATGCCATATATTACGTCAATGGTTGCGGTCGCATTAGTGTTTGGTGTCTTTTTTAGTAACAACGAGTCAGCCCTTGCGAACTATGTCATCGGCTGGTTTGGCGTGGATCCTATCAACTGGAAAACTTCAGAATGGGGAGCGAAGATTGCCATTTCCTTAATGGTGTTCTGGCGATGGGTAGGATATAACACGATTATTTATCTTGCTGGACTTCAAAGTATTCCTAAAGATTTGTACGAAGCGGCGAAGATCGACGGGGCGAACGGCGTGCAGCAGTTCTTCCACATTACGATTCCTCTTTTGAAACCATTCATCGTGTTAACCGTCTTTATGTCCACGGTTGGAGCACTTCAACTCTTCGCGGAGCCTACTGTTTTCCTTGGTGGATCAGCGTTTAACCGTGATGAAGCGATGACGGTCGTTATGTACTTATACCGCGATGCCTTTAACCTGAACTCCTTCGGTACAGCATCTGCAACGGCAGTCTTACTGCTTATCATTATTGTGATTATTGCATCGATCAACACTTGGTTAACATCAGGGTCTAAACGACGTAAGAAAGTGAGGGCTAAACATGCCAAAGGATAA
- a CDS encoding LCP family glycopolymer transferase yields the protein MSRSSRLKMKKGKWWKIPLLLLAFLLIGGGVYAYTIYSGAKNTVDKKMQEQVTAIDTEVTTKKMKEKEPLNILLMGVDERSGDRGRSDALMVLSVDPENNRSQLISIPRDTRTEMIGDDPQAGNMDKINHAYAFGGTDMAVNTVENFLDFELDYYVKMNMEGLSEMVDAVGGITVDNELSWTDTGYYEKGYEYEKGNIEMSGEKTMGYVRMRYQDPNGDFGRNERQRKVIQGIIDKGASVGSVNKIGDIMDVLGDNVTTNMDFSTMQNMLMNYRSARENMTTYQMTGSGTKIDGIYYLQVPDEEVENVQEMVKEYSS from the coding sequence ATGTCTCGTTCTTCTAGGTTAAAAATGAAAAAGGGGAAATGGTGGAAAATCCCGCTCCTTTTACTGGCATTCCTATTAATTGGCGGGGGCGTGTACGCCTATACCATCTATAGTGGTGCGAAAAATACAGTTGATAAAAAAATGCAGGAACAAGTAACAGCTATTGATACCGAAGTAACCACAAAGAAAATGAAAGAGAAAGAACCGTTAAATATCCTCCTGATGGGAGTGGACGAGAGAAGTGGTGATCGTGGTCGTTCGGATGCCTTGATGGTGTTGTCCGTCGATCCCGAGAACAACCGCAGCCAGCTCATCAGTATCCCTCGTGATACAAGGACCGAAATGATCGGCGATGATCCGCAGGCCGGCAATATGGATAAGATTAACCATGCGTACGCGTTTGGCGGTACCGATATGGCTGTGAATACCGTGGAGAACTTCCTGGATTTCGAACTTGATTATTATGTGAAGATGAACATGGAAGGCTTATCCGAAATGGTCGATGCAGTTGGCGGAATAACCGTAGACAATGAACTGAGCTGGACCGATACCGGTTATTATGAAAAAGGATATGAATACGAAAAGGGCAATATTGAAATGAGTGGCGAGAAGACGATGGGGTACGTCCGGATGAGATACCAGGATCCGAACGGTGATTTCGGACGGAACGAACGTCAGCGTAAAGTCATTCAAGGGATAATCGATAAAGGCGCTAGTGTCGGATCCGTAAACAAAATCGGTGATATCATGGATGTTCTCGGAGATAACGTCACGACGAATATGGATTTCAGTACGATGCAGAATATGCTGATGAATTACCGAAGTGCCCGCGAAAACATGACGACGTATCAGATGACAGGTAGCGGTACAAAAATCGATGGCATTTATTATCTTCAGGTTCCTGACGAAGAGGTAGAGAATGTGCAGGAAATGGTTAAAGAATATAGTTCCTAA
- the arsC gene encoding arsenate reductase (thioredoxin), protein MSEKPVVYFLCTGNSCRSQMAEGFGKEYLGEKYDVRSAGIEAHGLNPNAVKAMNEVDIDITDQTSDIIDPNTLNNAAYAITLCGDANDKCPMTPPHVERYHWGFDDPAKAEGTEEEKWAVFQRVRDQIGERIQRFAETGE, encoded by the coding sequence ATGTCTGAAAAACCAGTTGTTTACTTTCTATGTACAGGAAACTCCTGCCGCAGCCAGATGGCTGAAGGATTTGGAAAAGAATATTTAGGGGAAAAGTACGACGTCCGTTCTGCCGGGATTGAGGCTCACGGATTAAACCCGAACGCTGTAAAAGCGATGAACGAAGTGGATATTGATATTACGGATCAAACTTCCGATATTATTGATCCTAATACCTTGAACAACGCAGCCTACGCCATCACGCTGTGCGGGGATGCTAATGATAAATGTCCAATGACTCCGCCGCATGTTGAACGCTATCACTGGGGATTTGATGATCCAGCTAAAGCAGAAGGAACGGAAGAAGAAAAATGGGCCGTTTTCCAAAGAGTTCGTGACCAGATAGGTGAGCGGATTCAACGGTTTGCTGAAACGGGAGAATAG
- a CDS encoding GH1 family beta-glucosidase, translating into MTTIEFPKSMKWGAATAAYQIEGAADKGGRAPSIWDTFSHTPGNVKNGDNGDYACDSYHKYEEDVQLLKELGVDVYRFSISWPRVIPQGKGEVNPEGVAYYQRLIDSLLENGIEPMITLYHWDLPQTLQDQGGWENRDTVEAFQEYAKAMYEAFGDQVKNWITINEPWCASFLSNYLGVHAPGKQDLQAAVDVAHHLLLAHGKAVEAFREMIPDGEIGYAPNADWLEPFSSAEEDHEACRREMQWKVEWFMDPVFKGTYPDLLQSIFADNNAYLKVEEGDMETISQPIDFMGINYYSGSIARYKEGSGLFEAEPIWVDYDKTDIGWPVYSEGFYKLLTYIHQQYGEVPIYITENGACYNHEVENGIVNDQPRIDYLKKHLTALHRAMKSGVPIKGYILWSLLDNFEWAEGYSKRFGSVHVNYRTFERTKKESYYWYQQTVHNNWFEI; encoded by the coding sequence ATGACAACAATCGAATTTCCTAAATCAATGAAATGGGGAGCGGCTACAGCGGCTTACCAAATTGAAGGTGCAGCCGATAAAGGCGGCAGGGCTCCTTCGATCTGGGATACCTTTTCGCATACTCCAGGAAACGTGAAAAATGGAGACAACGGGGACTATGCGTGTGACAGCTACCACAAGTATGAAGAAGATGTACAGCTATTAAAGGAGCTGGGCGTGGACGTGTATCGCTTTTCTATTTCCTGGCCACGTGTCATTCCTCAGGGAAAGGGAGAGGTGAACCCTGAGGGAGTGGCCTATTACCAGCGCTTAATCGACTCGCTTCTTGAGAATGGAATCGAACCCATGATCACGTTGTATCACTGGGATTTACCGCAGACGCTTCAGGATCAGGGCGGCTGGGAAAACCGCGATACGGTCGAAGCATTCCAGGAGTACGCGAAGGCTATGTATGAAGCGTTTGGAGATCAGGTGAAGAACTGGATTACCATTAACGAACCGTGGTGTGCTTCTTTCCTTTCCAATTACTTAGGGGTCCATGCTCCGGGTAAACAGGATCTTCAGGCAGCTGTTGACGTCGCCCACCACTTATTGCTGGCGCACGGAAAAGCAGTGGAAGCCTTTCGTGAGATGATTCCTGACGGTGAAATCGGTTATGCACCGAACGCGGACTGGCTGGAGCCGTTCAGTTCGGCTGAAGAGGACCATGAGGCCTGCCGCCGCGAGATGCAATGGAAGGTCGAGTGGTTTATGGATCCAGTGTTCAAAGGGACTTATCCTGATCTTCTTCAATCCATTTTTGCCGATAACAATGCGTATCTTAAAGTTGAAGAGGGCGATATGGAAACGATATCTCAGCCAATTGATTTTATGGGAATCAACTATTATTCGGGCAGTATTGCGCGCTATAAAGAAGGTAGCGGATTATTTGAAGCTGAACCGATATGGGTGGATTACGATAAGACCGATATTGGCTGGCCCGTCTATTCAGAGGGTTTCTATAAACTATTAACCTATATTCACCAGCAATACGGTGAGGTTCCGATTTATATCACGGAAAATGGAGCCTGCTACAACCATGAAGTAGAGAACGGCATTGTTAACGATCAGCCGCGTATTGATTATTTGAAAAAACACTTAACCGCTCTTCATCGTGCCATGAAATCAGGAGTTCCGATTAAAGGATATATCCTCTGGTCACTTCTTGATAATTTCGAGTGGGCGGAAGGGTACAGCAAGCGATTTGGATCCGTTCATGTTAACTACCGGACATTTGAAAGAACGAAGAAAGAGAGCTATTACTGGTATCAGCAGACGGTTCATAATAACTGGTTCGAGATTTAA
- a CDS encoding cyanophycinase, which produces MKVSKFFMLVLMMSVIVGSGISSISAKGNETSIKGSLVIAGGSLGTSNVEVYEQFIDLAGGDKDAKIGIVPAASGSLKSSIQFKEDLISYGVEKSSIEILQLSSHDFSGTDQNERKWKSNAQKNKMVNKIKGLSGIWFVGGDQLKITDTLLKKNGKKTKALEAIWSIYEDGAVLGGTSAGAAIMSNVMITGGDSLGGFRHEFTSEDVSSSDKEYAPVYIEKGLGFFQWGIVDQHFNERSRLGRLAAAALEFETQGNYAYGIDEDTAMVVHNKKETIDIIGRSTVAVIDPAEAERKGKEIVNLDISYLSPGDQIDAKNKIFHISKDKFPTVGYEYFNFDPLPATGVLTSYGTLPNYLSYSLVDNEAATEVKSYLYDSKGEGFQLNFEQKEETEGFWGYQDGQKDSYSLVHVKMDVEPILVHFEENNQVFNNYHPSTFTVPELSFNPETKGSLVMAGGALGSSNEEVYEAFITRAGEDATFGIIPAASSSLKSSNAFKEDLMQYGVDEESIDILPLSNHDFSGTKENESDWLKNRNNEKLAEKIKEYDGIWFVGGDQTDITASLLNEDGTKSKVLESLWSIYEKGAVLGGTSAGAAIMSDVMIAGGGSHDTLAKGFTDTYDGMSQQEGGASYLEQGLGFFPHGIIDQHFDNKARLGRLIATSSAHADEGEFSYGIDEDTALIFDNQTGVMEVAGRAGVSVVDLSEAANPKHAPSLYEDIQLSWITSGDTLNLNTKTFTISDHKVSTKDYEYFDYEAAPHSGVLTPHSTLANFLSYSLLDNYREDELKSYSFHEGKGFEITFKKGENTEGFWGYQDGNKDDYSFLHVNLNIQPIEVYIVEEN; this is translated from the coding sequence ATGAAGGTAAGTAAGTTTTTCATGCTTGTGCTAATGATGAGCGTCATCGTGGGTTCAGGAATTTCCAGTATTTCAGCTAAGGGGAATGAGACCAGTATTAAGGGGAGCCTCGTGATTGCCGGTGGATCACTAGGGACAAGCAATGTGGAGGTATATGAACAGTTTATTGATTTAGCCGGAGGTGACAAGGATGCAAAGATCGGAATTGTACCTGCCGCTTCAGGATCATTGAAATCCTCGATTCAATTTAAAGAGGATTTGATTTCCTACGGAGTAGAGAAATCCTCAATCGAAATTCTGCAGTTATCATCCCATGATTTCAGTGGAACAGATCAGAATGAGAGAAAATGGAAGAGTAATGCTCAAAAGAACAAAATGGTAAATAAAATCAAGGGACTAAGCGGGATTTGGTTCGTGGGTGGTGACCAGTTGAAAATTACCGACACCCTTTTAAAGAAAAACGGTAAAAAGACGAAAGCGTTGGAGGCGATCTGGTCTATTTATGAGGATGGAGCAGTTCTTGGAGGAACGAGTGCCGGAGCAGCCATCATGAGTAATGTCATGATTACTGGCGGAGACAGTCTTGGGGGATTTCGACATGAATTCACCTCAGAGGACGTTTCAAGTTCTGACAAGGAGTATGCACCGGTTTATATTGAAAAAGGTCTCGGCTTCTTCCAATGGGGCATTGTGGACCAGCACTTCAATGAACGTTCTCGTCTAGGTAGACTAGCCGCTGCTGCTTTAGAATTTGAGACCCAGGGAAATTATGCTTACGGCATTGATGAAGACACAGCGATGGTTGTCCATAACAAGAAAGAAACGATTGATATTATAGGAAGAAGCACCGTCGCAGTTATCGATCCAGCAGAAGCTGAAAGAAAGGGAAAAGAAATCGTTAATCTTGATATCAGCTACTTATCACCCGGAGATCAAATAGACGCAAAAAATAAAATCTTTCATATTAGCAAAGACAAGTTTCCTACTGTAGGATACGAATATTTCAACTTTGATCCTCTCCCAGCAACTGGCGTGCTCACTTCTTATGGCACTTTACCAAACTACCTTTCTTATTCACTTGTAGATAACGAAGCTGCAACTGAAGTGAAGAGTTATCTTTACGACAGTAAAGGTGAAGGTTTTCAACTTAACTTTGAGCAGAAAGAAGAAACGGAAGGGTTCTGGGGATACCAGGATGGCCAAAAAGACTCTTATTCATTAGTTCATGTCAAAATGGATGTAGAACCTATTCTGGTCCACTTTGAGGAGAATAATCAAGTCTTTAATAATTACCATCCCTCTACATTCACCGTACCTGAACTTTCATTTAATCCTGAAACCAAGGGCAGCTTAGTCATGGCAGGTGGAGCCTTAGGCAGCTCCAATGAGGAAGTTTACGAGGCATTTATTACAAGAGCTGGTGAAGATGCCACATTCGGAATCATCCCAGCAGCAAGTTCCAGCTTAAAATCTTCCAATGCCTTTAAAGAAGATTTGATGCAATACGGAGTCGATGAAGAGAGCATTGACATCCTCCCTCTTTCCAATCATGATTTCAGCGGGACAAAAGAAAATGAAAGCGACTGGTTAAAAAATAGAAATAATGAAAAACTAGCTGAAAAAATAAAAGAGTACGACGGCATCTGGTTTGTTGGAGGGGACCAAACAGATATTACAGCCAGTCTATTAAATGAGGATGGGACCAAATCAAAAGTTCTAGAAAGCCTTTGGTCCATCTACGAAAAAGGCGCAGTATTAGGCGGTACGAGTGCCGGCGCCGCCATTATGAGTGATGTTATGATCGCTGGAGGCGGAAGTCACGATACGTTAGCAAAAGGATTCACCGACACGTACGATGGCATGTCCCAGCAGGAAGGCGGAGCTTCCTACTTGGAACAAGGATTAGGATTCTTCCCACATGGTATCATTGACCAGCACTTCGATAACAAAGCACGGTTAGGACGATTGATTGCTACTTCATCCGCTCACGCTGATGAAGGGGAATTCTCTTACGGCATAGACGAAGACACCGCATTAATTTTCGATAACCAAACAGGAGTTATGGAAGTTGCAGGACGTGCAGGAGTGTCCGTTGTCGACCTGTCAGAAGCTGCAAATCCGAAACACGCCCCCTCTTTATATGAGGACATCCAACTATCATGGATCACATCAGGAGATACATTGAACCTGAACACAAAAACTTTCACAATTAGTGACCATAAAGTTTCGACAAAAGATTATGAGTACTTTGATTATGAAGCCGCCCCACATTCAGGCGTCCTCACCCCTCATTCGACCTTGGCAAACTTTTTATCCTACAGCCTTCTTGACAACTATCGCGAAGACGAACTGAAAAGCTATAGTTTCCATGAAGGAAAAGGATTTGAGATAACATTTAAAAAGGGAGAAAACACAGAAGGATTCTGGGGATATCAAGATGGAAATAAAGACGATTATTCTTTCTTGCATGTGAACTTGAACATCCAGCCGATTGAAGTTTATATTGTAGAAGAAAATTAA
- a CDS encoding oxidoreductase, whose translation MKFEHLFSDIHVKNVSLTNRFVVAPMTRISAFDNGHANEKMRRYYERFAKGGFSTIITEGIYTDEKYSQGYYNQPGLANDEQMKTWEPVVETVHQEGAHLIAQLMHAGGQSQGNAYTEDTIAPSENAPKGEQLGFYGGSGPFQTPKKMTEEDIKQVKESFVQSAQRAKSAGFDGVELHGANGYLLDQFLTDYLNDREDQYGGSVENRLRLFIEVIQDVRKAVGEEFMIGIRMSQIKVSDPEHKWAEGEDEAEYIFSTLGKSSLDYIHVTDGDGSAPSFGKDSRTLAQAAKDFSGLPVIANGKLGDPVRAEKVLEGKQADLVSLATSALANPDLPNKVQLGQDLNEFDFESTLLPQADIKDHELQMELVK comes from the coding sequence ATGAAATTTGAACATCTATTCTCAGATATACATGTAAAAAACGTGTCCTTAACCAATCGCTTCGTCGTGGCACCTATGACGCGGATCAGCGCTTTCGATAACGGTCATGCGAATGAAAAGATGAGACGTTATTACGAAAGGTTCGCTAAAGGCGGCTTCAGCACGATTATCACGGAAGGCATTTATACGGATGAAAAGTACAGCCAGGGCTATTACAATCAACCGGGGCTTGCGAATGATGAACAGATGAAAACCTGGGAACCTGTAGTGGAAACGGTCCATCAAGAAGGCGCTCACTTAATTGCTCAGCTTATGCATGCTGGTGGACAAAGTCAGGGCAACGCCTATACTGAGGATACGATTGCTCCTTCAGAAAACGCACCAAAAGGCGAACAGCTTGGTTTTTACGGTGGTTCTGGTCCCTTCCAGACACCAAAGAAAATGACGGAAGAAGATATTAAACAAGTGAAAGAATCCTTCGTACAAAGTGCACAGAGGGCTAAGAGCGCAGGTTTTGATGGCGTGGAGCTTCACGGGGCAAACGGGTACTTGCTTGACCAATTCTTAACCGATTATTTGAACGATCGAGAAGATCAATATGGCGGTTCTGTTGAAAATCGCCTCCGCTTATTCATTGAAGTCATTCAAGATGTCCGAAAAGCTGTGGGTGAAGAATTTATGATAGGGATTCGCATGTCTCAAATAAAAGTATCAGACCCTGAACACAAATGGGCCGAGGGCGAGGATGAAGCTGAGTACATTTTCTCAACACTTGGAAAGAGCTCTCTTGACTATATCCATGTGACAGACGGGGACGGTTCCGCTCCTTCCTTCGGCAAGGACAGCCGTACGTTAGCCCAGGCAGCGAAAGATTTCAGCGGACTTCCTGTCATCGCAAATGGAAAACTAGGCGACCCTGTGAGAGCGGAAAAAGTGCTGGAAGGCAAACAGGCTGATCTAGTCTCGCTAGCTACCAGTGCGCTTGCCAATCCGGATCTTCCGAATAAAGTTCAGCTTGGTCAGGACTTGAACGAATTTGATTTCGAATCTACATTATTGCCTCAGGCTGACATCAAGGATCATGAATTACAAATGGAACTCGTGAAATAA
- a CDS encoding carbohydrate ABC transporter permease, with amino-acid sequence MPKDNKKKFSMKSVPIYAVLIFASLLSLFPFYWMFVMATRPSEAYNSIPPAMIPGTKLVENFQNVLDQIPFFQAMWNTFLLCTITTLLVLLISSLAGFAFAKFHFPGKNVLFVSILLTMVIPPQLGLIPQYYLVSQLGWLDTLFGAGIVYLLNPLGIFLMRQYVSQSVPDELIEAAKLDGCSNFRIYRSIVLPIIKPAFATLGIIVFTLVWGEFLWQFTVLRSPESYTLQVALASLNESYNMDFGMVLSGVFWATVPLIIIFLMFNKLFISSITEGSVK; translated from the coding sequence ATGCCAAAGGATAATAAGAAAAAATTCTCTATGAAATCGGTTCCGATATATGCCGTGCTGATCTTCGCATCTCTCTTATCCTTATTTCCGTTTTACTGGATGTTTGTTATGGCGACAAGGCCAAGTGAAGCGTATAACTCCATTCCGCCAGCCATGATTCCCGGGACGAAGCTGGTTGAAAACTTTCAAAATGTGCTGGATCAGATTCCGTTCTTCCAGGCCATGTGGAATACGTTTCTGCTCTGTACCATTACGACACTGCTCGTGCTGTTGATTAGTTCACTTGCTGGATTTGCGTTTGCCAAGTTCCACTTTCCAGGAAAAAACGTTTTATTTGTATCGATTTTGCTCACGATGGTTATTCCACCTCAACTTGGATTAATTCCGCAGTATTATCTGGTTTCCCAACTAGGGTGGCTTGATACATTATTTGGAGCGGGTATCGTTTACCTGCTTAATCCGCTCGGAATTTTCTTAATGAGGCAATATGTCAGCCAGTCGGTGCCGGATGAATTAATTGAAGCGGCTAAACTGGATGGGTGTTCGAACTTCAGGATTTACCGCAGTATCGTACTGCCGATTATTAAGCCGGCCTTTGCGACGCTTGGAATTATCGTCTTCACGCTAGTATGGGGCGAGTTCCTGTGGCAGTTCACGGTATTACGGAGTCCGGAATCTTATACACTTCAGGTAGCGCTCGCTTCCCTGAATGAGTCGTATAATATGGACTTTGGTATGGTGCTGTCCGGTGTGTTCTGGGCAACGGTGCCACTCATCATCATTTTCCTTATGTTTAATAAACTATTTATTTCAAGTATTACAGAAGGTTCTGTGAAGTAA
- a CDS encoding lysozyme family protein, whose protein sequence is MKRQTFFILLACSSFILIVSLLLITSRSTDQKSTKDTTEMTEVSSEDAEEEIIKISYDGEQFPIAETPDVSESVQQYEEQIEKHAASYEVEDYSNLIMALMMQESQGKGEDPMQASESLCGETGCIEEPSQSIKQGVYYFSEVLNQANDDVKLALQSYNFGNGFIDYVKKNGGAYTKKLAIRYSQKMFTNLKDSGHYTCRTPEEAELNACYGDFNYVGEILKYFE, encoded by the coding sequence ATGAAACGACAAACCTTTTTTATTTTACTTGCCTGCTCCAGCTTTATTTTAATTGTATCCCTGCTTCTTATTACATCACGTTCTACTGATCAAAAGTCTACGAAAGATACCACTGAAATGACTGAGGTTAGCTCTGAAGATGCCGAAGAAGAGATCATTAAAATCAGTTATGATGGCGAGCAATTCCCGATTGCAGAAACGCCTGACGTTTCAGAAAGTGTCCAGCAATACGAAGAACAAATTGAAAAACACGCTGCGTCGTATGAAGTGGAGGATTACTCCAATTTGATTATGGCCCTGATGATGCAAGAGTCTCAAGGGAAAGGGGAAGATCCGATGCAGGCTTCCGAATCCTTGTGCGGTGAAACCGGGTGCATTGAGGAACCCTCACAATCCATTAAACAGGGTGTCTACTATTTTTCCGAAGTTCTAAATCAAGCCAATGATGATGTGAAACTGGCCTTGCAATCCTATAACTTCGGTAATGGTTTTATTGATTATGTAAAAAAAAATGGAGGAGCTTACACGAAGAAGCTGGCCATTCGCTATTCTCAGAAGATGTTTACGAACTTAAAAGATTCCGGCCATTACACCTGCCGCACACCGGAAGAAGCAGAATTGAATGCGTGTTACGGAGATTTTAACTATGTTGGAGAAATTCTCAAGTACTTTGAGTGA
- a CDS encoding ABC transporter substrate-binding protein, with the protein MKFKKSLLVGLLLGLSLILFACSNGGSSSGEGDEENIELDFWVFGATNYESMAEKYEEENPNVKINIRKSELGDHHNSLFTAISSGTGAPDLTMIEVDQLDRFREAQERFTNLYDLGAGDIQDEYLDWKWDVAENESGDFLFGLPTDIGPKAMYYHTGVFENAGLPTDPAEVKEQISSPEAFKEAAAKVQEATGKPMVDSLEMAFRANMDALEVSYFNREGELLIENPDNKVKDAYDFAVELNESGYAGSYEMWTPEWATALNQGEFAVEMAPAWLKGYMTENAPEAKGDWRVTTLPEQFAGNWGGSYISIPKETEHAEEVYKFSKWLVNPENQLESFVESGLFPSTPATYEMEEFTQNSDEYFGGQNTAEVFAEAAQEVNATYKGPNYVTVNDEILTALQNVSEGANPEEEWNAAVTRIKDILKR; encoded by the coding sequence GTGAAGTTTAAGAAGAGTTTGCTAGTTGGTCTGCTTCTCGGTTTAAGTTTGATTTTGTTTGCGTGCAGTAATGGAGGTTCGTCTTCTGGAGAAGGCGACGAGGAAAATATAGAATTAGATTTTTGGGTGTTTGGTGCTACTAACTATGAAAGTATGGCTGAAAAATACGAGGAAGAAAATCCGAACGTTAAAATCAATATTCGTAAATCTGAACTGGGAGATCATCACAATAGTTTATTCACAGCGATCTCGTCTGGGACAGGCGCTCCAGACTTAACCATGATTGAAGTGGATCAGCTGGACCGTTTCCGTGAAGCGCAGGAGCGTTTTACGAATTTGTATGACCTGGGCGCAGGCGACATCCAGGATGAATATTTAGATTGGAAATGGGATGTAGCGGAGAACGAATCAGGAGACTTCCTGTTTGGACTTCCGACTGATATTGGACCGAAAGCGATGTATTATCACACAGGCGTATTTGAAAATGCAGGTCTTCCAACAGATCCTGCGGAGGTAAAAGAGCAAATTTCCAGTCCAGAAGCTTTTAAAGAGGCGGCAGCAAAAGTACAGGAAGCTACCGGTAAACCGATGGTTGATAGCTTGGAAATGGCTTTCCGTGCCAACATGGATGCTCTAGAAGTAAGCTACTTCAATCGTGAAGGCGAGCTGCTAATCGAAAATCCAGATAACAAAGTAAAAGATGCTTATGACTTTGCGGTTGAATTAAACGAAAGCGGCTATGCAGGTTCCTATGAAATGTGGACGCCGGAATGGGCGACGGCTCTTAATCAAGGAGAGTTTGCTGTAGAGATGGCGCCAGCATGGCTTAAGGGTTACATGACAGAAAACGCGCCGGAAGCAAAAGGAGATTGGCGCGTAACGACGCTGCCTGAACAGTTTGCTGGTAACTGGGGCGGGTCTTACATTTCTATTCCAAAAGAAACGGAACATGCTGAAGAGGTTTATAAATTCTCCAAATGGTTAGTTAATCCTGAAAACCAATTGGAGTCATTTGTAGAAAGCGGATTGTTCCCTTCCACTCCAGCAACGTATGAAATGGAAGAGTTCACCCAGAATTCGGACGAATACTTTGGCGGACAAAATACAGCAGAAGTATTTGCGGAAGCGGCTCAAGAAGTAAATGCTACTTACAAAGGACCGAACTATGTAACGGTGAACGATGAAATTTTGACGGCTCTTCAAAATGTAAGTGAGGGTGCGAATCCAGAAGAAGAATGGAATGCTGCTGTTACTAGAATCAAAGATATTTTGAAACGATAA